In the genome of Aureimonas sp. OT7, one region contains:
- a CDS encoding UDP-N-acetylmuramoylalanyl-D-glutamyl-2,6-diaminopimelate--D-alanyl-D-alanine ligase: MTEPLWTGEALLAATGGRPIGSLPPSVTGISIDSRSVGPGEAFFAIKGDRFDGHDFLSSAAAAGASLLVVSERKLPALQRLTTPLLVVDDVLKALERLAAVARMRATGQVIAVTGSVGKTTTKEALRHALGACGTVHASAASFNNHWGVPLSLARLPQDTDYAVFEIGMNHPGEIRPLVKLVQPHVAIVTLIAPAHLGHFRDLEEIADAKGEIFEGVVPGGSAIINADDPYGPHLADLARTAGVTRIARFGEAGTADFRLVRFQKLDDGANMEARIDGTNVDVRIASSGRHIAQNMLAVLGAVDLVGADLGKAAEALSGWRTGKGRGARHDVPAGSGIIRVIDESYNANPASMRAAIAVLAGAEPRADGRRVAVLGDMLELGGESARLHAELAEPLLAAAVDAVFLTGPEIRPLLDTIAGQADAQWLPDLDALGRALAVYLRPGDVVMFKASNGIGLSRLVDAMVEPRTDSSKRQEAAPRVSAPEA, from the coding sequence ATGACGGAGCCGCTCTGGACAGGCGAGGCGCTGCTGGCGGCCACGGGTGGCCGCCCCATCGGCAGCCTGCCGCCCTCGGTAACGGGCATTTCCATCGATTCGCGCAGCGTCGGGCCGGGCGAAGCCTTCTTCGCGATCAAGGGCGACCGCTTCGACGGCCATGATTTCCTGAGTTCGGCCGCGGCCGCCGGGGCGAGCCTGCTCGTCGTGTCCGAGCGCAAGCTGCCGGCCCTGCAGCGGCTGACGACCCCGCTGCTGGTGGTGGACGACGTGTTGAAGGCGCTGGAGCGGCTTGCCGCTGTCGCGCGGATGCGCGCGACAGGGCAGGTGATCGCCGTAACCGGCAGCGTCGGAAAGACGACGACAAAGGAGGCGCTGCGCCATGCGCTGGGGGCCTGCGGCACGGTGCATGCCTCCGCCGCCTCGTTCAACAATCATTGGGGCGTGCCGCTGTCGCTGGCGCGGCTGCCGCAGGATACCGACTATGCCGTCTTCGAGATCGGCATGAACCATCCCGGCGAAATCCGCCCGCTGGTCAAGCTCGTGCAGCCGCACGTGGCCATCGTGACGCTGATCGCGCCGGCGCATCTTGGCCATTTCCGCGACCTCGAAGAGATTGCCGACGCCAAGGGCGAGATCTTCGAAGGCGTCGTGCCGGGCGGCAGTGCGATCATCAATGCGGACGACCCTTATGGGCCGCATCTGGCCGACCTGGCCCGGACGGCGGGCGTGACGCGGATCGCCCGGTTCGGCGAGGCCGGCACCGCCGATTTCCGCCTGGTCCGCTTCCAGAAGCTGGATGACGGAGCCAACATGGAGGCGCGGATCGACGGCACCAATGTCGATGTGCGCATCGCCTCGTCCGGGCGCCATATCGCGCAGAACATGCTGGCCGTGCTGGGCGCGGTCGACCTTGTGGGGGCCGATCTCGGCAAGGCGGCCGAGGCGCTGTCGGGCTGGCGCACGGGCAAGGGGCGCGGCGCGCGCCACGACGTGCCGGCCGGTAGCGGCATCATCCGCGTCATCGATGAAAGCTACAACGCCAATCCCGCCTCCATGCGCGCGGCGATCGCCGTCCTGGCGGGGGCGGAACCGCGCGCCGACGGACGGCGCGTCGCGGTCCTTGGCGACATGCTGGAGCTGGGTGGCGAAAGCGCGCGCCTGCACGCAGAGCTGGCGGAGCCGCTGCTGGCGGCGGCGGTGGATGCTGTCTTTCTGACGGGGCCTGAGATCCGCCCGCTGCTGGATACCATCGCGGGCCAGGCCGACGCGCAATGGCTGCCCGACCTGGATGCGCTGGGCAGGGCGCTGGCCGTCTACCTGCGCCCCGGCGACGTGGTGATGTTCAAGGCATCCAACGGCATCGGCCTTTCCAGGCTGGTCGACGCGATGGTAGAGCCCCGGACCGATAGTTCGAAAAGACAGGAAGCGGCGCCGCGCGTGTCCGCGCCGGAGGCCTGA
- a CDS encoding UDP-N-acetylmuramoyl-L-alanyl-D-glutamate--2,6-diaminopimelate ligase, which translates to MTLSDLAQGLADLPPDAGGIAVAGISADSRKVEPGFLFAALSGTRLDGSVFVAEARRKGAVAVLVDADVHVAEGLPVLRSADARHALAVMAARFHRRQPATLVAVTGTSGKTSIAAFTRQIWARCGQAAASIGTTGVVSPTRDEYGTLTTPDPVDLARLLAELADEGVTHAAMEASSHGLTQRRLDGVRLSAGGFSNLGRDHMDYHPTVEHYFQSKMRLFDTLLPRGAPAVIFADDAFSEPATRAAREAGLTVHLVGRGGDLLRLKRLELERARQIAEIDAGGAIHRVVLPLAGEFQMSNALVAAGLAIATGTPIGQALAALEHIQGAPGRLDLAGTKPGGIPIFVDYAHKPEALENVLSSVRPFTTGKVIVVFGCGGDRDRLKRPIMGEIATRLADTVIVTDDNPRSEHADAIRAEILAAAPGAIEIGDRRAAIGEAVRLAVPGDTVVVAGKGHEVGQTVGETTHHFSDHEEVARAIAENSR; encoded by the coding sequence ATGACGCTATCTGACCTCGCTCAAGGCCTCGCCGATCTGCCGCCGGATGCCGGGGGCATCGCGGTGGCCGGGATCTCGGCCGATTCGCGCAAGGTAGAGCCGGGTTTCCTGTTTGCGGCCTTGTCCGGAACGCGCCTCGACGGCTCGGTCTTTGTTGCCGAGGCGCGGCGCAAGGGCGCCGTGGCGGTGCTGGTGGATGCCGATGTGCACGTGGCCGAGGGGCTGCCGGTGCTGCGGTCGGCGGATGCGCGCCACGCGCTGGCCGTCATGGCTGCCCGCTTCCATCGGCGCCAGCCCGCCACCCTTGTCGCCGTGACCGGCACGAGCGGCAAGACGTCCATCGCCGCTTTTACCCGGCAGATCTGGGCGCGCTGCGGACAGGCCGCCGCCTCGATCGGGACGACGGGGGTCGTCAGCCCGACGCGGGACGAATACGGAACCTTGACGACGCCCGACCCGGTCGATCTGGCTAGGCTTCTTGCGGAACTGGCCGACGAAGGCGTCACGCATGCCGCCATGGAGGCATCCAGCCATGGGCTGACCCAGCGTCGGCTGGACGGCGTGCGGCTGTCCGCCGGCGGTTTCAGCAACCTCGGCCGCGACCACATGGATTACCACCCGACGGTCGAGCATTACTTCCAGTCCAAGATGCGGCTTTTCGATACGCTGCTGCCCCGGGGTGCCCCCGCCGTGATCTTCGCCGACGACGCCTTCTCCGAGCCGGCGACGCGGGCAGCGCGCGAGGCCGGGCTGACGGTGCATCTGGTGGGACGCGGCGGAGACCTCCTCCGCCTGAAGCGGCTGGAGCTCGAGCGCGCACGGCAGATCGCCGAGATCGATGCCGGCGGCGCCATCCATCGGGTCGTGCTGCCGCTGGCCGGCGAGTTCCAGATGTCGAATGCCCTCGTGGCCGCGGGGCTTGCCATCGCGACCGGGACGCCGATCGGCCAGGCGCTGGCCGCACTGGAGCATATCCAGGGTGCGCCGGGCCGCCTCGATCTTGCCGGCACCAAGCCGGGCGGCATCCCGATCTTCGTCGACTATGCGCACAAGCCGGAGGCGCTCGAGAACGTCCTTTCGTCGGTGCGCCCCTTCACAACCGGCAAGGTCATCGTGGTGTTCGGCTGCGGGGGCGACCGGGACAGGCTGAAGCGGCCCATCATGGGCGAGATCGCCACGCGTCTGGCCGATACGGTCATCGTCACCGACGACAATCCACGATCCGAACATGCCGATGCCATACGGGCCGAGATACTGGCCGCCGCACCGGGCGCCATCGAGATCGGCGACCGCAGGGCCGCCATCGGGGAAGCGGTGCGGCTGGCGGTACCCGGCGATACGGTCGTCGTTGCCGGCAAGGGGCACGAGGTGGGGCAGACGGTTGGCGAAACGACCCACCATTTCAGCGACCACGAGGAAGTGGCGCGGGCTATTGCGGAGAACAGCCGATGA
- the mraY gene encoding phospho-N-acetylmuramoyl-pentapeptide-transferase — translation MLTYLAHFAEDAQIFNVFRYITFRTGAAMITSFIVVFLFGPSIIATLRIRQGRGQPIRADGPQTHFKKAGTPTMGGLMILSGVIAATLIWADLRNLYVWAVLLVTVGFGAIGFYDDYLKVTKQSHKGFSGKARLALEFLIAGIASAIIVYAGSDDLATSIPVPFFKQFLLDIGIFYIGFAAFVMVGAGNAVNLTDGLDGLAIVPIMIAAAALGLIAYLAGNVNFANYLQIHFVLGTGELAVLCGAVLGAGLGFLWFNAPPAAIFMGDTGSLALGGLTGAVAVATKHELVLAIIGGLFVIEALSVIIQVASFKLTGKRVFLMAPIHHHFEKLGWTESQVVVRFWIIAFMLAFVGLSTLKLR, via the coding sequence GTGCTGACATACCTTGCCCATTTTGCGGAAGACGCGCAGATCTTCAACGTCTTCCGCTACATCACCTTCCGCACCGGCGCGGCGATGATCACCTCGTTCATCGTCGTCTTCCTGTTCGGCCCGTCCATCATCGCCACGCTGCGCATCAGGCAGGGGCGGGGGCAGCCGATCCGCGCCGACGGTCCGCAGACACATTTCAAGAAGGCCGGCACCCCCACCATGGGCGGGCTGATGATCCTGTCGGGCGTGATCGCGGCAACGCTGATCTGGGCCGACCTGCGCAACCTCTATGTCTGGGCGGTGCTGCTGGTGACGGTCGGCTTCGGGGCGATCGGCTTCTACGACGATTATCTCAAGGTGACCAAGCAGAGCCACAAAGGCTTTTCGGGCAAGGCGCGCCTGGCGCTCGAATTCCTGATCGCGGGCATCGCCTCGGCCATCATCGTCTATGCCGGGTCCGATGATCTGGCGACGTCCATTCCGGTGCCCTTCTTCAAGCAGTTCCTGCTGGATATCGGCATCTTCTACATCGGTTTCGCCGCCTTCGTGATGGTCGGCGCGGGCAATGCCGTCAACCTGACGGACGGGCTGGACGGGTTGGCCATCGTGCCGATCATGATCGCCGCCGCCGCGCTGGGCCTGATCGCCTACCTGGCCGGGAACGTCAATTTCGCCAACTATCTGCAGATCCACTTCGTGCTCGGCACGGGCGAGCTGGCCGTGCTCTGCGGCGCGGTCCTGGGCGCCGGGCTTGGCTTCCTGTGGTTCAACGCGCCGCCGGCCGCCATCTTCATGGGCGATACGGGCTCGCTGGCGCTCGGCGGGCTGACCGGCGCCGTCGCCGTCGCCACCAAGCACGAGCTGGTGCTGGCCATCATCGGCGGCCTGTTCGTCATCGAGGCGCTATCGGTCATCATCCAGGTCGCCAGCTTCAAGCTGACGGGCAAGCGCGTCTTCCTGATGGCGCCGATCCACCATCATTTCGAAAAGCTCGGCTGGACGGAAAGCCAGGTCGTGGTGCGGTTCTGGATCATCGCCTTCATGCTGGCCTTCGTCGGCCTGTCCACGCTCAAGCTGCGGTGA
- the murD gene encoding UDP-N-acetylmuramoyl-L-alanine--D-glutamate ligase, with translation MIAAHSFKDRTIALFGLGGSGIATARALAEGGALLTAFDDNPAAVAAAETAGLPVGDLHDLDWNRIDALVLAPGVPLTHPRPHWSAELAHKAGVEIIGDVEIFSRERAAMAPEAPFIAITGTNGKSTTTALIAHCVAASGRDAQLGGNIGVPVLTLAPPEGGRCYVVECSSYQIDLAPSLRPTVGILINLSPDHLDRHGTMENYGAIKERLVAGAQTAVIGIDDPYCAAIADRLEAAGHAVLRISRDLAPADGYGFDGTDVVRRSGGAESGRFRIAGIGSLRGRHNGQNAAAAIAALSAIGLSDAEIAAGLAGFPGLAHRMEQVGHVGQVLFINDSKATNADAAAPALASFDRIHWIAGGLPKEGGIGPLEPLFDHVAKAYLIGEAAPAFAATLGKRIPYEISGTLDQAVASAARDASGTGGEEVVLLSPACASFDQFRNFEVRGAAFRDAVSALPGFRPI, from the coding sequence ATGATCGCGGCACACAGCTTCAAGGACCGCACCATCGCCCTGTTCGGCCTCGGCGGCTCCGGCATCGCCACGGCGCGTGCGCTGGCAGAAGGGGGCGCGCTGCTGACCGCCTTCGACGACAATCCCGCGGCGGTGGCCGCCGCCGAGACTGCCGGCCTGCCGGTCGGCGACCTGCACGACCTGGACTGGAACAGGATCGACGCGCTGGTTCTGGCGCCGGGCGTGCCGCTGACGCATCCGCGCCCGCACTGGAGCGCGGAGCTTGCCCATAAGGCGGGTGTCGAGATCATTGGCGACGTGGAAATCTTCTCGCGCGAGCGGGCCGCCATGGCCCCCGAAGCCCCCTTCATCGCCATCACCGGCACGAACGGCAAGTCCACGACCACGGCGCTGATCGCCCACTGCGTGGCGGCCAGCGGCCGGGATGCGCAGCTCGGCGGCAATATCGGCGTGCCGGTGCTGACGCTTGCCCCGCCGGAAGGCGGCCGGTGCTACGTGGTCGAATGCTCGTCGTACCAGATCGACCTTGCGCCTTCGCTGCGCCCGACCGTGGGCATCCTCATCAACCTGTCGCCCGATCATCTGGACAGACACGGGACGATGGAAAACTACGGGGCCATCAAGGAACGGCTTGTCGCGGGCGCGCAGACCGCCGTCATCGGCATCGACGACCCCTATTGCGCCGCCATCGCCGACAGGCTTGAGGCTGCCGGCCATGCCGTGCTGCGCATTTCGCGCGATCTTGCGCCGGCCGATGGATACGGCTTCGACGGAACCGATGTCGTGCGCCGGAGCGGCGGCGCAGAATCGGGGCGTTTCCGCATTGCCGGCATCGGCTCGCTGCGCGGGCGCCACAATGGGCAGAACGCCGCCGCCGCCATTGCCGCGTTGTCGGCCATCGGCCTTTCGGACGCGGAAATCGCCGCCGGGCTGGCCGGCTTTCCGGGGCTTGCCCACCGGATGGAACAGGTGGGCCATGTCGGGCAGGTGCTATTCATCAACGATTCGAAGGCAACCAATGCCGATGCCGCAGCGCCGGCTCTTGCCAGCTTCGACAGGATCCACTGGATCGCCGGAGGCCTGCCTAAAGAGGGCGGTATCGGTCCGCTGGAGCCGCTCTTCGATCATGTGGCGAAGGCCTACCTGATCGGCGAGGCGGCTCCGGCCTTCGCCGCCACTCTTGGTAAACGAATTCCTTACGAAATATCCGGTACGCTGGATCAAGCGGTGGCAAGCGCCGCGCGTGATGCGTCGGGCACGGGCGGGGAGGAAGTCGTTCTTCTGTCTCCGGCCTG